The following is a genomic window from Panthera uncia isolate 11264 chromosome B4, Puncia_PCG_1.0, whole genome shotgun sequence.
TCCATTGTCCAAAATTTATGGGAACTGATTTGTTTGGTTTGACTAATAATACACAACATCTGTTCAAACACAGGACACAAAAAACTGCGCTACAATTTTGCTGAACTACTATTTCGAATGATTCTGCTTATGGGCATCACCATGTCTGTGAACATGGATCTCTTGGTGCTTAGAAAACCTGTAGCTCAGTCTCCCTCCATGATTCAGATTCAAAGCTGACTGTAGGCTTGCCACATTTACTGACCCACAGGCTTGGTGTATCTGACAATTCTAACAATTAATGATGAACACATACATAAGGcattgtgagaaataagcccactggcccaatcaaaggagggacatggagactcggagcacagtgaagtgaggctttaatcaacgttcTTGCAAGATTGGGTGTCTGAGGGACAGGCACGCTCAGGGAAGTTGCGGCAAACCATTTTTTTCCTAGCATGCAAGTCCTTCctctggttcctcattggctgagtaatAGAGGTTACCGCCTGGGACACAGACAATGCCTATGGCCCATGACAAGCAGAAAGCAGTCTgactggaacaaatgtacattccctgaggtgacacagagactttcagtccctcctccctttgctctttggcacatgctcattgcaaagcctgaaaaacagagagggtaagaagaaccaggaagtgaaatgTCTAAGGGTTTGGGTTTCCATTGTGTGTGTCGGGGGGTCCGTActtatttccaataggttgtaaacctgtTAACTAGAGagcacagctttttttttttttaatgtttatttatttttgagagagacagagacagaatgagagtgggttagggacagagagagacagggagacacagaatctgaagcaggctccaggctctgagctgtcagcacagagcctgatgcaaggcttgaactcacgagctgtgagatcaagacttgagccacctaggcgccccatacATAGatagcacagcttttatttggtacttCTGAAAATACCGCCCTTACTTCTCACAGGCAAGGCTCCAAGTTCATGTGTCTTCACACATTTAAAACTCACAGAAACCTTCTGAAGGAGGTATTATTATCCTTCATTTGACTGGCAAgtccagagaaattaagtaactcacccaaggtcacacagttatcCGAGGGCTAATGCTGGGATATAAGCCCAGGAGGTCTGACTCAAAGACTCTCTTTTTAGAAGATGTATAAGGTAACGTCAAAGTAAGAATTTCTTCCAATATTCTTCTCAAATACTGTCTGCAAGGATCTTAAACATCCTTTTAGCTTGGTATATAAAGTTAATTACTTTTACTGTGAAAACCCAATTCCTTTTGGGTAACTTGAACACTTTTATAAGGGAGAATCATGGGATAATACAAGATATGAGAGGACACTCATATCTCAGGACTCCTTCATAGACTTTGGTCTTCCGGCTAGCATGGCCACTTTTTGATTCTTATCCTGAAAACTAGTGTGATCACTTCAAATTTCTCTGGCCATATTCCCCCCAAAAGTCTTACCTCCTTTATGCTACAACTAAAAACGTTTACATACTTCTATTATGATACATATTGTAATCCATACATGgtatatatgataaaatactatgagtattttatttatgtatgtgtctTTTAGAAAGATGTAAGCTCTACAAGAGCTAGTCTTTGTGCATGGCTATCTAAGTGCTATATTGATGAGTGACATCTGACAGCAGCAAATTATGCAAGATccatattttttacaaaaaagaaaaaagaaaaagcaaaacaaaaaagaacactgaCCATtcattctgtaatttaaaaaataccttcagaCTCAGAGGCACAGGACTGAATAGGTGTTTTATATTCAGTTGTTTTTTGAGGTAAGTAGAAAAGACTTTTGTTTCCAACCATGATAATAGCAGATTAGCCCTCCCAACCTAAATAGTTATTATCATAGACAGATTATAGGCGGCAGTTACTTTCATACATTAGCCAACAGATAGCACAAGAATGTATTCCCTAAGAGAGTAATAGCACACATGGTGAGTCCCACGATTGTCTTCATTTTCTAGCTAGGAGGTATGGAAGATAGAGCCCAAGGAAAGTTCAACGGTCTCACTTGAGATAGGGTATCAGAGACTGAAGTTCAGGGATGCAGTGGCCACAGTTTGTGGGGCAGGTTTATTTGTGGGAAAGGAGCGGGGCTGAAAAGAAATCTCTGGAGGAATCTCCTTAAGTCACCAGTTAAGAAATAAGCTGTACATGGACAGAAAGAGACTTCACAAAACCTGGCAATAAACAACACCTGGGAAGCTATGACCTTGGCATTCAGAGACAAAGGAGCTCTGACAAGCAAGAATGGAGAGATTTTCTAAGCACTCAATATCTCAGAAATTTCACGCCTTAGAAATAAGGctactctccctctttcctccatgAAAGCTTAAAAACAAGACTGACAAGGAAAATAGTCTGCCAGTAATTGAACTGCCTACCTGAACAAAACTCAAAAGTCTCTAAAGGAATGAAACAAAATCTGCTTTCTCAAAAACATAGTATCCATAATATCCAGCATATATCAAAAAAATTACTAGTTATTTAAAGGGAAATGTGACCCATAATCAGGAGAAAAAAGCAGTCAATATACAATAACCCTGAGATGACCTACATGGTGAGATTAGGAGACAAGAACTTTTAGAGCTTTATTAACTACAGTTGGcacttgaacaatgtgggggtagGGGCATGACCCCCTTGCACAGTTGAAATctatatataacttttgactcccccaaaacttaactactaatagcctgctaactggaagccttaccaataacaaacaatcgattaacacatattttgtatgtctatcctgtattctcacaataaagtaatccagagaaaaaatattaagaaaatcataagagaaaatacatttatagttctgtaaaaaatccatgtataagtggacccatgtgGTTCAACCCCATCTTGTTCCATGGTTCCAGgggccaaaaaagaaaatattatcatAATGAATATGCAGAATGCAAATCTCAGCAGGAAaataagaatcaaatggaaattctagaatgcAAAACACAgacttagaaatgaaaaaaatgcactaGATCCAAACGCAAAGAATGTAcagcaccaagagtgaaccctatgTAAAATATGCACTTCCAATGATTATGATGTGTCCATGtaagttcatcagttgtaacaaagttacctctggtggggggggggggggggggatgctgaTAATAGAGGCTGcacatgtgtgggggcagggagggtgtgggaaatctctgtaccttctcctCAATTTTGTATGAATCATAAActtctataaaaaaattaaaaatagcaaaaaataaaaatgtactggATGAAAAGTTTAGCAGCTTACAAATGGCAGAAGAGTCAGGGAACGTGAAAACAGGTAAGTAGAAATTATACATTTTGATGAATAGAGAAAAGAGATCGGGGCAagggaaaacaatgaacaaaacctCTAACATCTGAGATAATATTAAACTACCTAATATATGTGTTATTGGCATGTGTGTGATTAAATATACTATGTAGCACAAAAGatatttctcctatttttttcttggtgcTACAATATTAACTAAGTAGAACATTTCAAGTTAAGATATATATTGTAACTCctaaaacaaccacaaaataataaattttaaattttattgaaaacaaaataattaaaaaaaattaacccaaaatcaacctggaaaggagaaataaagaaatgaggcaaataggaaacaaaatggTAGACCCAAATCCAACCATATGTTGatatgatgataataataataataataataatataataactgtattaaatataaatggattaaacactccaattaaaagtcAAAGACTTGCTAAAATAGCAAGGCCCAACTATATACTGTCTACCAgagatgtactttaaaaataaagacaatagattggaaagaaaaaaatataccatgaaAAAAGTAAGGATAAGAAAAACTGGCTCTACTAATGCAGATAAAATACACTTCAAGACAGAATACTAGCAGAGGTAATGAGGAATATTTCAGTAACAATATAAAGGTCTGTTAATCAGGGAACCCATAATAATAATCAATATAACCACCTAATAATacagcttcaaaatatatgaagtgaAAAAACTCATAACCAAAAGGACAAATGGCCAAATCCACAATCTTAAGATTTTTAATACCCCTCAGTGATTgataaaaaaattagacaaaaaaatgtaataaagataTTGAAGATCTGAACACTATAACCATTTTGATCAAATTTGAGAATGCTACACTCCGTATTTGAATGATACacataaaataagtctcaataaattttgaaagattaCAGTGTATGTTTTCTGACAACAGAATTTAGAAACCAGTAAGGTACCCAGAAGAACCACCTATGTTTAGACATCAAGCAACCATTTTAATATTACCCAttaatcaaagaataaatcacatggataattaaaaaatatttttgaggaaatgaTGGAAACACAATATATCAAAGTGTATGGGATGCAACTAAAGTTGTTTACAAGAAAACTTATACCTTTAAgtgcttatattagaaaattagaatggtttaaaaatcaatgattaGATTTTTCTACTTGAAGAAAACTAGAAGTAAGCTGAACAAACTCAACCCcaagtaaaaggaaataagaaagattagaaatcaatgaaataggggcgcctgggtggctcagtcggtggagcatctgacttcggcacaggtcatgatctcacggttcatgggttcgagccccgcatcaggctctgtgctgacagctcagcctggagcttgcttcggattctgtgtctccctctctctctgtccctcccccactcgtgctctctctctcaaaaataaacattaaaaaaattaaaaaaaatgacataatataAACTAAGAAGCTAAAAGTTgcatctttgaaaagattaataaaattggcAGTAGAGATCTTAACCCATGTAGTCCGTTCTTAAAACTTTTCAGATCTGACGTGTTATGTAATTCAAAATTTCAGATTTTACAAAGTTCTGTCTTAcaaatattgtatataatatccTCATTGAGGTCTGGGTAGCACACTGTAATCAAACACAGTATTTCTGTAGTGAAATCAAGAAATATTCacttttggaaggaaaaatactatatataagtAGCCTTATCACGGGTCAGGTCCAGTTTTGGTGGCCAAAATTCCTAAACAAATGGATTttagaggtttttaaaatttttctgaattGCAGATTTGTTATGGTGGATTGGTACTAAATTGATTACTCTTATTTACAGGTAGTTCTCCTATGTCCCTGATCATATGACAGTGCCCCATTACGAAGTTTTGAGGGATGATTTTCTTAGCTAAGATCACAGGATGAAGTTCTTCCTCCTACAGCTTCCATGAAACTAGAGGATCAGAATATTTAGTAAAACCCAATGATCTTTATAATGACCTTGCCTGTATTTGAAAAGAGGACATTAGACTTGCACAAAATTGGGTTCTTggttaaaaggaaagaaatatcagGCAAAGCAGCATATTctcctctaaaataattttatagtaaaataaaatcatcaaatgGACAAACACACAATAGTAAATACTGTGAAtagtaaatataaacaaaactgaaaatatcctTGGAATTCTATATAACCAACATTtgtactttcaatttttaaattccatttttgtcaggcaaatttcacataaaaatgtaaGTTGACAATGAATAAAGCTTAAAAGTATCTAAAATTAATTACACGccttatgtaaaataattttagaagattttGACCCAATtctctaaaaattatttccagttaTAGGGAAACCCACTTATACAAGCCTAATATTTAATTCTGAGGAAGACCATAACAGGAAGAACAGTAACAGAACAGTATTAATAGTAGTAATTGCAGAAATTTCCTTTAAAGCCCATGCAATACTCCTATAGATGCTAACTGGAGTCATGCATGCATTAAATCAGATATATGTACTTACTATTACTGCTACTGCTGTCATTCCTAAGGGAGCTGGCTGCAACAGGGGGTAACATAAATGGTTTTGTGACACTGACCCTGGAATCTAAATAGAAAGCAATAATGTGTCAGTGTTGCATGGCGATTTAATGAATTACAGAGTCCGCAAAAGCCTGAAGTGCAATACCAGAATATTTTCTAGGTCTGCTTCCCAAATCTTGATTATTAAGATCCTATTTATTTCACACCGAGtcctgttctatttttattaaatgcacCACAATCACGTTATAGAACAaggattcattgcttacataggTTAATAAGTATGAGTAACACAAATTGTTGGTAATTggtcttcaaaacaaaacaaaacaaaacaaaacagaaaaagcaatgaaattagATTTTGTAATACTGGGACCCAGTGGGAAAAAAGGTTCTTAATACAGAGTAACTACTGAAGATCAGAATTCATGACCCAGAGGCAGACCTTaaggaaaagatttgaaaaggGTACATTAAGAAGAGTGGAGGTGAAGAATAATATACTTGCACAATGCTAGCAAAGACCAGATAAAAAATATGAGTGACTAATTCCTATATTGTTTACTCACACACAAttcttatatttgaaaatgaggaGTGTTGCTGTGGCTTGAAAACCAACAAATTAACTGATCATTTCTTTCATGCCATTGATATAGGTCTTTGtattacacatatacacatacatcttTCTCTAGCTACACATATATTTGAGTCAGAAGTAGATTCTTACCTAAACATTCAAGATTCAAGCTTGCTTTTGACATTTAAATTAGAAATGCTTACATGTCTTACCTTTTTCGGGACTTAATGTTGAAGAAACCACACATTCACTAGTTTTAGATGCCACCATCTCCAAGTCCTTGAAGGCATCAATGGATctattaaaaattctaaagaattctTCAGGAGTAAAAAGCCTGGGTTCTGGGCTCTTAGATGATTTTTTTACAttctagaagaataaaaaaaaggattgtGTTTTTCAGATAATTTATAGATTTAACTGACGTCAAGGTAATAGATTATAAACATGTCCTCCAAAAACTCAAGTAAAATTGATACTTTTAGACAACTGCTTTAACACACATAATTCAATTGGTACTGCAAGGTAGTGATCCCATCCAGTTAGGTCTGGGGCTCAACTCCAGATAAAAGGAATGGGGTGCTGGTGGGGATGAGTAAGGTGACTAGacatgctttaaaataattattcctcaaaaaaaaaatacccttacATAACACATTCTCCAAATAGCCCAAAATTAACAATTCTGATGATACTAAATATTGCCAAGAATATGGAACAAAGGGGACCCATACACTGGTGGAATGATGTAAACTGGCACATTGGATATCCTCTGGTAAAGTAGGACATGTGTCCACTTtgtaacccagcaattctacttctaggtgaATACTGTAGTGAAGTTCTTGCACATATGCACCAGGAGACATATAAGAAAGTTCTTAGCAGCAGTATTCTATAACCCTTACATCAAACAACAGAAGAGtggtttaataaatattggtATATTGAATCAACTctataagcaggaaaaaaactgaGTTTCAGCTGTATGCATCAAAGTGAATATAAGTTATaaacaatgctaagtgaaagaaccaagttatgaaagaataaagagtATGATTAATTTCTAGAAGTTCCCCAAGAAAGCAAACCAACAGTATAGTTTAGGAATTTGTAAATTCATGATTACCTATAAAGAAAAGCAGGTAATAACAACACCTATGTAGCACTTGCTATATACCACTCTAAGTGCTTTCTATAGATTAACTCAATCGccaaaaaaattgagaaataccAGCTGGGTTCTTGCCAAAGTGCCATGATTAGTAAGTGTACATTCTCCAGTGTTTGGGGTACTCTTCTCGACATCACCATTTACCTAGCACCTAACTCCATCTTTCAAGCTCCAATGGGAGCTTATTTCCTCCGTGACACTGTTCCTGATATGCCCTATTTTTGGGGTCCTTGACCTTGTATCATTGACCTCAGAACACTATTTGTACTAACAATATGAAAAGACACCTTAACTCTAAGAGGCTATAGATTTTAAGACACACTATTCAGAAATTAGAAAGTAAAGCATAGAAGTGATGAAATACAGTGAGGAGGCTATTAGTATGGTAAGAACTCTCAGTTTGAAACACAAATGGGACTGACATTGGGTCTTGAAGAGTGACTGGAAGATGGATGAGAAGGTAGTATTTGAGTTTTACAGTACAGAACCATGTTTAAAACCTTAGATTTAAGCATCTAGAAGGCCTGTAGGATAAACCCTGAACTGTAAACTCTATGCCAAAGCAGGCCTCCCAAGACCTATCTTATTATAGATGAGGTGTTCtcaaataagaataagaaatatttattaggaTTTATTTTGCCAGACACGGTACTAAGGCATTAATCAGAAATCATCCAATGTCAATTCCGTGAGATGCATCCTGTCATTGTCCTCATTTTAGGCATAAAGAAAGTGAGCACAGGGAGGTTAAGTTCACAAAGCTAATTAgtgacagagtcaggatttgaaccctaaCACCTCATTTTTAATCTCTGTACTCTGCCTCTTCAATATACTTAGATCTGAAAACACTGCCATGACCACATTCTGAGGCTGGTGACAACGAATCATCAAATGCCCTGGACTGGAGATGTGAAAATGCACTTCATTGTTGTGACAGGATTACTATGGATAAAAGGTTAAGTAAGAGTGTTCATTATAGgtaattttccatttaaagataaatgaacatttgTAACCTAATAGGTAGGTTAGAAGGACTTCACTACCTTCTgaaataaaggtgttttttttttcttacgttGAGGtgtgaataaattttatttttatgttaagtaACAACATTTAAGCCTTAATGTAGATTTCAGCATTGCAGGGTAACTACAAACACCTATTCACTGTGCTCatctgaaaagaatttttaattaaaagtctttaaattaaaaacttcacaAATAGAGACAACCCCACTCTTGCCACTGCCAAAGGGCATAGGTTTTGGAGAAAAGTAGTAAAAAAGGAATCCCAGGGAATACAAAGTTACCTCAGATGAGTGTCCTTCCACGCACTCCACAAGGTCATCCACTATTTTCACAAGTTTGTCTATGATAGAATAATTACTCAAGCcttcagaaatatttgaaaacttgtCCAGAAGATCAGTCAAGCTGACTGACAACTGTTCCACCATCACGCTTATCCAACAATGACTaggctgaaagaaattgaaagaaaggaagataaaatctCTATGGTCAGTCACCCCTCAAAGACATCAATGTTTTAGTCACTGCGGGATAAAGAATTTCCTTATATCAGAACAGGTCAGATGTTTTGTTTACCTCAGATTTAACATCGGTTTCAAAATTTGCAAATTAATAAAGATCAGAGCCAATATTGATGATGAACAATATTGCTCTCGTATGGAAGTAAACTAAGACAGAGCCAAGTCTTACCCTTGACAAGGTTTACTCACTGTTCTTAGAAAAGCTTTAGCACagaaggagttaaaaaaaaaaaaacaaaactgtaggaGAGAGCCCTAGCCTTCAAGGAACTTGCAGTCTTTTGGTGAACTGAAATAATAAGCAATGGATTAAAAATAGCCTGTTTTTCCAAACTGCTTGATAGATTTCAAGGTTTCTCTACACATAAATTCATGTGggtctttaaaaatcaaacaacaatCATGGCAGGAATGTAGTCTGAGAGAGAAGCACTTTTGCCTTAGCAGCAGGACCAGCCACATAACTTGTGGGTCCaaggacaaaatgaaaatacatttattgttcAAAAAGTTGTTCAAAGCTGACTAATTACAAGATGGTGACAGTaaagcattaaaccaagcacagAGTCCTGCCCATGATGCTAGCTCTGCCCATTGGTTAGAAGCTCAAATCTTAAGAGTCAGGTATAACTGGGTTTGTTTTGGGCTGAGAAACTCCAGGCAAGCCACGTAAATTCTCTGAACCTCTCTTGGATGGGAATGGGAATAATGGAACAAGGTAGTTATGGGGAGATAATGTACATAATTTGTAAGTTTTAtgaaggcagttttttttttttttttataaaagcttGTTCCCCATGGTGTCCCTATGGCCTAGAACTGTGTCTGGCATGTGAAAGTTGCTCAGAAATTATTTGCTGAACAGATGcatgagtgaagaaaaaaatacatgagaaaaaaattactctgTCAGGGATCTATACTTTAtgtaaagagccagataataTGTTAGACTTGGCATGCTAGGAGGCAAAAATAAAGGATATTATGCAGGTacatatatagaaagaaaatttctacaaaacttttattacagaaaatataattgaatataatttcttttgcataataaccaaatttaatcttttttagtACAGGTCTACCAATAAAATTAATGGAATTCTTTATTTTGGGTCAGCATTTGGTGTGGTTGGGCCTCACAGCATTCTCTATTATCAAACAGACCACAAATGTCCATCTGTAAAAACTAATCTCAGTTAGCTGGCCATATAAAACCAGGTACAGACTGGATCTGACCTACAGGGCATAGTTTCCCAACCTTGGCTATGAATGGTTCTGGGCCAGTAGAGGTTTAGATTATTAGGAAAAAACCTCCTTGATACATTAAAATGGatttcaggattttttaaattagtgcggcgttacttaaaataattacttaagttcatatatattctgtattttaatgttatgttttctCACAAGGATCTTTTAAGTAGaagctctgatttttttctttaatctgctAAAATGTAACAAGTGAGGGAAAAAAGATTGGGAATGGCTACAATTGCCATAGCTTATGTGatcctaaattatttaaaataacttctgctgtaataaatatattataatcacAGGGAGTAACTGATGCCACGTAAAATGAATCAAACCACTAAATCCGATTTCTACCAGCAGAATATCTCTAAGGGAAGGCCAAGTAATTTATCCTAAATTAGGATATTTGGGGGCCATCTATTCATTTAACAGAACAGTTTTAATTAATAGAACACAGCTAAAAAGGAGACTGGTTTATCTACAGAATGGTAAGCCCCAATTCCTGGAAGCACTAAATGACATTCAAAACTTTCAGGAGTGTTGGCTCTGGCTTCAGAAAAGTAGAATAAACAAACCCCCAAATGGGAATTAGTTCAATTAGGCCATTTCACTCAACTCATCAACCAAGTTCTCAAAGACTATGTGTTTCCAAAGTATGTTCAGAatggattctttgttttgtttactcaGTGCTTATCCCAAGCACATGCAAGTTCACATTCACATCATTCGCACGTCTTTTTCCAAGATGTCAGTCTTTCCTACGGGGCTTAATCACTCTCCAAGTCTCCCACCATTTAGGCAGTGATAATTCCCTTTTAGATAGCCAGCCCTATCAGCAAGGGGCACATTTCCTAGGATACAGGACACAGCATATCCTGGAAATACTGTTTGAAGGGTATTTATAGGGCAGGGAAGCCTTCCCCAATTAGTTCATTCTGTTGTAATTGTGCAAATTTTACTGTGGCAAGAAGATTTTAGGTGTTGGGTCTCTTCAAACTCTGTCATTATTccactttataaatattcttgCCTATCCTTCCCCTCAGATCTTCTGATGTGGAAGAACCAAAATCAAGTTCCCTTAATCTGAAATAAGGTATTCATTTAGTTTCTGCAATCTTTGCCTTCAgtgaggttttttcttttttgtggttaaagtagaaaaaaaaaattgtttataggTTTCTTATATTTAAACCTGGGAACTCTGGGGGTGCTTATTGCTACCACTTCTGTTTATCTCTATTTTCAGCTGAACTCTAGGTTTGCATTATGCATTCAAGTTCTCATTTAGCTATGACGACTCCCTCATGGCCACCCACGTTCTGTCCACATACCTAATCAACAGCTGAGGCAATCAACTTTTTCCAGGAAAA
Proteins encoded in this region:
- the KITLG gene encoding kit ligand isoform X2 gives rise to the protein MKKTQTWIVTCIYLQLLLFNPLVKTKGLCRNRVTDDVKDVTKLVANLPKDYKIALKYVPGMDVLPSHCWISVMVEQLSVSLTDLLDKFSNISEGLSNYSIIDKLVKIVDDLVECVEGHSSENVKKSSKSPEPRLFTPEEFFRIFNRSIDAFKDLEMVASKTSECVVSSTLSPEKDSRVSVTKPFMLPPVAASSLRNDSSSSNRKATNAIEDSSIQWAVMALPACFSLVIGFAFGAFYWKKKQPNLTRTVENIQINEEDNEISMLQEKEREFQEV
- the KITLG gene encoding kit ligand isoform X3, coding for MDLYAIHSTWIVTCIYLQLLLFNPLVKTKGLCRNRVTDDVKDVTKLVANLPKDYKIALKYVPGMDVLPSHCWISVMVEQLSVSLTDLLDKFSNISEGLSNYSIIDKLVKIVDDLVECVEGHSSENVKKSSKSPEPRLFTPEEFFRIFNRSIDAFKDLEMVASKTSECVVSSTLSPEKDSRVSVTKPFMLPPVAASSLRNDSSSSNRKATNAIEDSSIQWAVMALPACFSLVIGFAFGAFYWKKYFTCYMLGNKTLMLELLT